In Pantoea agglomerans, the genomic stretch TACCCAGATCTACCCGAAGGCTGGCTGGGTTGAACATGACCCGATGGATATCTGGGCTTCGCAGAGCTCTACGCTGGTAGAGGTGCTGGCGCACGCCGACATCCGTTCCGATGAGATTGCCGCAATCGGCATCACCAACCAGCGCGAAACCGCTATTGTCTGGGACAAAGAGACCGGCAAGCCGATCTATAACGCCATCGTGTGGCAGGATCCGCGCACCGCGGACTACTGCAACAAACTGAAAAAAGAGGGTCTGGAAGAGTATATCCAGCACACCACCGGCCTGGTGATTAACCCCTACTTCTCCGGCACCAAGGTGAAGTGGATCCTCGACCATGTCGAAGGGGCGCGCGAACGCGCGAAGCGTGGCGAGCTGCTGTTCGGCACCGTCGATACCTGGCTGGTATGGAAAATGACCCAAGGACGCGTGCATATTACCGATCATACCAACGCCTCTCGTACCATGATGTACAACATTCACAAGCTGGAATGGGATCAGCGCATGCTGGAGATCCTCGACATTCCGCGTGAAATGCTGCCGGAAGTTAAAGGCTCTTCAGAGGTTTACGGCCAGACCAACATCGGCGGTAAAGGCGGCACGCGTATTCCGATCGCCGGTATCGCAGGCGACCAGCAGGCGGCGCTCTACGGCCAGCTTTGCGTTCAGCCGGGCATGGCGAAAAACACCTACGGCACCGGCTGCTTTATGCTGATGAACACCGGCACCGAAGCAGTGACCTCTTCGCACGGCCTGCTGACCACCATCGCCTGCGGCCCGCGCGGCGAAGTGAACTACGCGCTGGAAGGCGCCGTGTTTATCGGCGGCGCCTCTATTCAGTGGCTGCGCGACGAGATGAAGCTGATCAGCGACTCCACCGACTCCGAGTACTTTGCGCTTAAGGTAAAAGATACCAACGGCGTTTATATGGTGCCAGCCTTCACCGGCCTGGGCGCGCCCTACTGGGACCCCTATGCGCGCGGCGCAATTTTCGGCCTGACGCGCGGCGCTAACGCCAACCACATTATTCGCGCCACCCTGGAGTCAATCGCCTACCAGACGCGCGACGTGCTGGAAGCGATGCAGAACGACGCCGACACCCGCCTGCAGTCGCTGCGCGTGGATGGCGGCGCGGTAGCGAACAACTTCCTGATGCAGTTCCAGTCGGACATTCTCGGCACGCGCGTTGAGCGTCCGGAAGTGCGCGAAGTGACCGCGCTGGGCGCGGCCTATCTGGCCGGTCTGGCGGTAGGTTTCTGGAACGACCTCGAAGAGGTGCGCGCCAAAGCGGTTATCGAGCGCGAATTCCGTCCGAGCATCGAAACCACCGAACGCAACGTCCGCTACGCTGGCTGGAAAAAAGCCGTGGCGCGCGCGCAGGCGTGGGAAGAGCACGACGAGTAACAGGAGAGCGTGCCAGCCACCGCCGGCACCCCTCTCAGCCTTCCGGGCCCGCGACGCTGTCGCGGGCTTTTTTTTGCCCTTCCGCGCTATGCTACACTGCCCTTTTTTCAGCAGGTGCAGGCCATGAAACGAGAACTTGCCATAGAATTTTCCCGCGTGACCGAAGCGGCGGCGTTAGCTGGCTATCGCTGGCTGGGACGCGGCGACAAAAACAGCGCCGACGGCGCTGCCGTCCACGCGATGCGACACGTCCTGAATACCATCGATATCGACGGCCAGATTGTGATTGGCGAAGGCGAGATTGACGAAGCGCCGATGCTCTATATCGGCGAGAAGGTCGGTAGCGGACGCGGTGACGCGGTCGATATCGCCGTCGATCCCATCGAAGGCACGCGCATGACCGCAATGGGCCAGGCCAACGCGCTGGCGGTGCTGGCGGTCGGGGACAAGGGCAGCTTTCTTCACGCGCCTGATATGTATATGGAGAAGCTGATTGTCGGTCCGGCGGCGCGCGGCCATATCGATCTCAACCTTCCGCTGGAAACCAATCTGCGCAATATCGCCGCAGCGCTGGATAAGCCGCTGGCGCAGCTGACGGTCTCCATTCTGGCGAAACCGCGCCACGACGCCGTTATCGCCCAGCTGCAGCAGCTTGGCGTGCGCGTCTTCGCCTTCCCCGACGGCGACGTGGCGGCCTCTATCCTTACCTGTATGCCTGACAGCGAGGTGGACGTGCTCTACGGCATTGGCGGCGCGCCGGAAGGCGTGGTGTCGGCGGCGGTAATCCGCGCGCTGGATGGCGATATGCAGGGCCGTCTGCTGCCGCGTCATGAGGTTAAAGGCGAGAGCGAAGAGAATCGCCGCATCGGCGAGCAGGAGCTGGCGCGCTGCGACGAGATGGGTATTAAAGCGGGCGAGGTGTTACCGCTGGCGCGTATGGCGCGCAACGACAACGTGATCTTCGCCGCCACCGGCATTACCAGCGGCGACCTGCTGAAGGGAATTACGCGCCAGGGCAATATCGCCACCAGCGAAACCCTGCTGATACGCGGCAAATCGCGCACTATCCGCCGCATCCAGTCGATCCACTATCTGGACCGCAAAGACGCGGCGCTGCATCCCTTTATCCTGTAACCGTGTCGCGCTGACCTTCTGGCTGTCGCGACAGCGGCAGCCAGCACAGCAGCATCACCAGCGCGGTAGCGAACATCAGCATGCCCAGGCTGAACTGGTCGCGCTGCGGCAGCAGTGCCGACGCCCAGGCCACCACGCCCGATCCCAGATTTTGCAATCCCCCAATCAGCGCACCGGCGCTGCCCGCCAGCCACGCGTAGGGCTCCATCGCGCCGGAGGTCGCCAGCGGAAACAGCATGCCCGCGCCGAAGAAAAAGAGCGCGGCGGGCACCAGCAGCGTCCAGATATTCATCATGCCGAACCACGCCGGGAGCCACATCAGCGCGCCCGCCAGCAGGCAGCTGTTGATGCCGATCCACATCAGGCTATGCCAGGAGCGCGCTTCGCGTCCGGCAAACCAGGCGCCGAAAAAGGCGGCGGGGATCGGCAGAATAAACAGAATGCTGACGGTCACGGCATCCAGTCCCAGCACCCCGCCCAGCAGCACGCCGCAGCTCGCCTCGAATACCGCAATCCCCGCCAGCGCGCCGATCAGCAGCACAATAAAGCGCACAAAGCTGGCGTCGCGCAGCAGCCGCTGATAGCGGCGGAAAAAAGGCGTGACTTCGCCGCCTTGCGGGCGCGTCTCCGGCAGCCAGCGCATCATCGCGCCGGTCACTGAGAAGCAGAGCAGCAGCAGGAAGGCGAAACAGGCGTGCCAGCCAAACAGCTTCGTCAGCAGCGCGCCGATCACCGGTGCCAGCAGCGGGCTGACCAGCAGCCCCATATTGAGCAGGCTATTGGCCTGACGCAGCGCGACGCCCGAATAGAGGTCGCGCGGCATGGTGCGCGCCATCACGCCCGCGACGCCGGTGCCCAGCCCCTGAATGGCGCTGCCCAGCACCAGTATGTTCAGCGACGGCGCCAGCATCGCGGTGACGGCACCGATCATAAAGATCGTCATGCCGGCGAGGATCACCGGACGACGACCGATGCTGTCAGAGAGCGGGCCGTAGATCAACTGCGATCCGCCATAGGTCATCAGATAGGCCGCCATCACGCGCTGCAGCGTGCCGTCGTGCACGCCAAGGGCGTCAGCCATCTCGGCCATCGCCGGGACATAGATCGTCTGCGCCATCTGTCCAACCGCCAGCATTAAAATCAACATCAGCAGCAGCGGCCGATTTTCTATCTTCTTCATCGACATCTCAGTCTGGGAAATAAAATGAATTCAGCAGCAAAAGGCGCTGCATCGGGTTTATGGCGGGAAAAATATCAGGATTACGTGACAAATCGAGAGAGGGACGTAAAGAGGTCGACGTGAAGGGCGTCAAGTTTTCGTACCACCTTGTCAACCGCGGGCAACGGCGTGTTGAGACGTGCGGCGCATTTGTCGATTAGAGCCAAAAAACCGGCGCGCGGGTGGAAAAAGCGCCGCGCAGCCGCGATGATAACACTGTGCCTGAAAAATCAACGACCAGGAGAGTAATGATGGCTGAATGGGTCAATGCGCAAGTAAAGGAAGTGAAGAACTGGACGGACGCGCTGTTCAGTCTGCGGGTGCATGCGCCGATCGATGCGTTTACCGCCGGTCAGTTCGCCAAGCTGGCGCTGGAGATCGACGGCGAACGCGTGCAGCGCGCCTACTCTTACGTTAACGCCCCCAGCGATCCGCTGCTGGAGTTCTATCTGGTCACGGTGCCAGAAGGCAAACTGAGCCCGCGTCTGCACGCGCTCAGACCAGGCGACACCCTGATGGTAACCAAAGAGGCCGCCGGTTTTTTTGTGCTGGATGAGATCCCGCCGTGCAAAACCCTGTGGATGCTGGCGACCGGCACGGCGATTGGGCCTTACCTCTCTATTCTGCAACAGGGCGAAGGGCTGGATCGCTTCGACCATATCGTGCTGGTACACGCGGTGCGCTACGCCGCAGATCTCAGCTACCTGCCGCTGATGCAGTCGCTGCAGCAGATCTACAACGGCAAGCTGCGCATTCAGACGGTGGTGAGCCGTGAAAACGCAGCGGGCTCGCTCACCGGCCGCGTACCGGCGCTGATCGAAAGCGGCGAACTGGAGCGCGCGGTCGGCCTGCCGATAGAGGCGGAGTCGGGCCATATTATGCTGTGCGGCAACCCGCAGATGGTGCGCGATACCCAGCAGATGCTGAAAGAGACGCGCGATATGCGTAAGCATCTGAAGCGTAAACCGGGGCATATCACCAGCGAGCACTACTGGTAAGCTGGCTGCGATGCGTTAATTCTTATGTCGGGGACGAATTTTGCCCGTCGCGCTTTTGACTTTCACAGGTAAAACCCGTTCTAATTTGGCGCAGAGTTTACTGGTCGAGCCAACGAAATGAAGAATTTGCCTGGCGCGCTGCTGCTGAGCCTTGCGCTAACGGCCCCGGCATTTGCCGCCGATCCCCCGCTGCGCGAGCGCAGTGAATCCGTGCCTGCCGCACCCTACCTGCTGGCGGGCGCGCCTACCTTTGATATGACCATCGGCCAGTTCCGCGAACGGTATAACGCCGCCAACGCCGACCTGCCGCTGATGGAGTATCGTGCCATCGATAACAGGAACGACAGCAGTCGCCTGACGCGCGCGGCGAGCAAAATCAGCGAA encodes the following:
- the glpX gene encoding class II fructose-bisphosphatase; amino-acid sequence: MKRELAIEFSRVTEAAALAGYRWLGRGDKNSADGAAVHAMRHVLNTIDIDGQIVIGEGEIDEAPMLYIGEKVGSGRGDAVDIAVDPIEGTRMTAMGQANALAVLAVGDKGSFLHAPDMYMEKLIVGPAARGHIDLNLPLETNLRNIAAALDKPLAQLTVSILAKPRHDAVIAQLQQLGVRVFAFPDGDVAASILTCMPDSEVDVLYGIGGAPEGVVSAAVIRALDGDMQGRLLPRHEVKGESEENRRIGEQELARCDEMGIKAGEVLPLARMARNDNVIFAATGITSGDLLKGITRQGNIATSETLLIRGKSRTIRRIQSIHYLDRKDAALHPFIL
- the emrD gene encoding multidrug efflux MFS transporter EmrD; this translates as MKKIENRPLLLMLILMLAVGQMAQTIYVPAMAEMADALGVHDGTLQRVMAAYLMTYGGSQLIYGPLSDSIGRRPVILAGMTIFMIGAVTAMLAPSLNILVLGSAIQGLGTGVAGVMARTMPRDLYSGVALRQANSLLNMGLLVSPLLAPVIGALLTKLFGWHACFAFLLLLCFSVTGAMMRWLPETRPQGGEVTPFFRRYQRLLRDASFVRFIVLLIGALAGIAVFEASCGVLLGGVLGLDAVTVSILFILPIPAAFFGAWFAGREARSWHSLMWIGINSCLLAGALMWLPAWFGMMNIWTLLVPAALFFFGAGMLFPLATSGAMEPYAWLAGSAGALIGGLQNLGSGVVAWASALLPQRDQFSLGMLMFATALVMLLCWLPLSRQPEGQRDTVTG
- the fpr gene encoding ferredoxin--NADP(+) reductase, encoding MAEWVNAQVKEVKNWTDALFSLRVHAPIDAFTAGQFAKLALEIDGERVQRAYSYVNAPSDPLLEFYLVTVPEGKLSPRLHALRPGDTLMVTKEAAGFFVLDEIPPCKTLWMLATGTAIGPYLSILQQGEGLDRFDHIVLVHAVRYAADLSYLPLMQSLQQIYNGKLRIQTVVSRENAAGSLTGRVPALIESGELERAVGLPIEAESGHIMLCGNPQMVRDTQQMLKETRDMRKHLKRKPGHITSEHYW
- the glpK gene encoding glycerol kinase GlpK; translation: MTTTTDKKYIVALDQGTTSSRAVVLDHDANIVAVSQREFTQIYPKAGWVEHDPMDIWASQSSTLVEVLAHADIRSDEIAAIGITNQRETAIVWDKETGKPIYNAIVWQDPRTADYCNKLKKEGLEEYIQHTTGLVINPYFSGTKVKWILDHVEGARERAKRGELLFGTVDTWLVWKMTQGRVHITDHTNASRTMMYNIHKLEWDQRMLEILDIPREMLPEVKGSSEVYGQTNIGGKGGTRIPIAGIAGDQQAALYGQLCVQPGMAKNTYGTGCFMLMNTGTEAVTSSHGLLTTIACGPRGEVNYALEGAVFIGGASIQWLRDEMKLISDSTDSEYFALKVKDTNGVYMVPAFTGLGAPYWDPYARGAIFGLTRGANANHIIRATLESIAYQTRDVLEAMQNDADTRLQSLRVDGGAVANNFLMQFQSDILGTRVERPEVREVTALGAAYLAGLAVGFWNDLEEVRAKAVIEREFRPSIETTERNVRYAGWKKAVARAQAWEEHDE